GTTTGTTTTGGTTGAACCGCTGTCTGCAATTACTATCATCGTTTATTTTTTTATTTAATGGGAATTTATACAAATTATCAGGGCTTCAATATACCTACAATTTTAAATTTATCAAAAACATTCTCATTATGAGGAGCGTCTTTCATTTCTTCTGTTAAATCCTGTCCTGCCCAATGTTCATAATGTTTACCGCCTCTCCAAAGCCTTGACTTATTCAATTCGTAAATAAGGCCATTGTAGGCGCACCAGATCTCTTCTTTATCCACTCCGTTTCTCAAGGCAAGCTGCGAACTTGTAAAAGTCGGGTAATCAGATGAATTCATAAAGACTAAAAAGCTGAGGTAGTTTTATAGTAATCTTTAAGAACAGTTCTCAATAACACTATCGGGTCCATTTGTGTTTGAATATTGAGTGCTGTTTTTATCTTCTTCGAAAGCTCCCCGGCAGGTATCATGTTTCCGGTTGTCTCATAAACTTTAATAGCCTCTTTGATAATTTCCATATCACGGTCATTCAGCTTGTCAACACCTGAAAATACAGGTACATAATTATTTTCAGAATTCACAAAAAGAGTGTTATCAAGATTGTTTTGTTTTTTCAGTTTAATTATAGTTGTTCCTGCTAGAAGATCCCCAAGCCTCTGTCCTTTTTTAGTCATGGCAATTGTAACCATTGCAATGCCTCCATAAAACATAATTACATCAATAGGTCTGAGTACCCATCTTAAAAAGTAATCCAAAAAATTACATTCTTTGCCATCAATTCTAATGACTTTTAAACCTCTGCTTTTCATCCCCGGTGACTGACCATTCATAAATGATTCAAACAGTAGCTGATATAAAAAGGGAGGAACAGCAAAAAAAATAAATAGCATAGGATTATTAATATCATAATATGCTACAATTGAAACTAAAAGGATAATGTATGAAAAGATGATAAGATAATCCCGGAAATTTGCGACAATTCTATCCCAAATGGATGCAATTTCGTATTCTATAACTACATTTTGCGGGGTTTGAATCCTAATCGTTTGCATCTCAGCAGAAAATTTATAAATTTTATGAAATATACTTATTTTTTATGAGGGAAGCGGCTTTTATAAAGCAAAATTCGGAGAAGTGGAAAAGTTTTGAAAACCTTCTGGGAGAAAGATTTACAGGCGATCCTGACAAGTTATCAGAATTATTTATAGAACTTACTGACGACCTTTCTTATGCACAAACCAATTATCCTTCAAGTAAGATAACTATTTACCTTAACGATCTCACGCTAAGAGTTCATGGAAATATTTA
This window of the Sporocytophaga myxococcoides genome carries:
- a CDS encoding cytochrome b5 domain-containing protein, which gives rise to MNSSDYPTFTSSQLALRNGVDKEEIWCAYNGLIYELNKSRLWRGGKHYEHWAGQDLTEEMKDAPHNENVFDKFKIVGILKP
- a CDS encoding RDD family protein: MQTIRIQTPQNVVIEYEIASIWDRIVANFRDYLIIFSYIILLVSIVAYYDINNPMLFIFFAVPPFLYQLLFESFMNGQSPGMKSRGLKVIRIDGKECNFLDYFLRWVLRPIDVIMFYGGIAMVTIAMTKKGQRLGDLLAGTTIIKLKKQNNLDNTLFVNSENNYVPVFSGVDKLNDRDMEIIKEAIKVYETTGNMIPAGELSKKIKTALNIQTQMDPIVLLRTVLKDYYKTTSAF